The Methylomicrobium lacus LW14 genome window below encodes:
- a CDS encoding FecR family protein yields the protein MNGRPVKPPGDVNEQAVYWLTLLTSGEADDEQHCAFEYWLAEDKAHQSAWERAHRIWRDIEGLNEQDFPAAAPVPVRKSPPHRAGFSSALASAACLVLAVFLLRHDLQFHSADYRTGIGENQTLSLADGSEVQLNSGTALSVNYSASTRKLVLYGGEAWFKVAPNPRPFEVVTFYGRVRALGAAFDVKALPDSVAVTVFEHAVRITLANGERVERLPEGAAIRFGQTVTDLKPRVDLDAASAWRQQRMIFRNKPLQEVVEELNRYRKGRIVITSHSLNALPLTGTFDTTHSEEALQMIKASLDLSEYRLTDRLVFLYRN from the coding sequence ATGAACGGCCGCCCGGTAAAGCCGCCAGGCGATGTCAACGAGCAGGCCGTCTATTGGCTGACCCTGCTGACATCCGGTGAAGCGGACGACGAACAGCACTGCGCGTTTGAATACTGGCTGGCCGAAGATAAGGCGCATCAGTCGGCCTGGGAGCGGGCGCATCGGATCTGGCGCGACATCGAAGGTTTGAACGAACAGGATTTTCCGGCGGCAGCGCCGGTGCCAGTCCGCAAATCGCCTCCGCACCGCGCCGGGTTTTCCTCTGCGTTGGCATCTGCGGCTTGCCTGGTGCTGGCAGTTTTTCTCTTGCGCCATGATCTGCAGTTTCATTCAGCCGACTACCGCACAGGTATCGGCGAGAATCAAACCCTCAGCCTCGCCGACGGCTCGGAAGTGCAGCTCAACTCCGGCACGGCCTTGTCGGTCAACTACAGCGCCTCCACCCGAAAACTGGTTTTGTACGGCGGCGAAGCCTGGTTTAAGGTCGCGCCGAATCCCCGGCCTTTTGAAGTGGTCACCTTCTACGGTAGGGTGCGGGCACTGGGCGCCGCTTTCGATGTCAAAGCGCTGCCGGATTCTGTCGCCGTGACCGTCTTTGAACACGCGGTGCGCATTACCCTGGCGAACGGGGAACGCGTCGAGCGCTTGCCGGAAGGCGCCGCGATCCGCTTCGGTCAGACGGTGACCGACCTAAAGCCGCGCGTCGACCTCGACGCCGCCTCGGCCTGGCGTCAACAACGCATGATCTTCCGCAACAAGCCGCTGCAAGAGGTAGTCGAGGAGCTTAACCGCTATCGCAAAGGCCGCATCGTGATCACCAGCCATTCGCTCAACGCCTTACCCTTAACCGGGACTTTCGACACGACCCATTCGGAAGAAGCGCTGCAAATGATCAAGGCCAGCCTTGATCTGTCCGAATACCGACTGACCGACCGCTTGGTGTTTTTGTATCGGAATTAA
- a CDS encoding PepSY-associated TM helix domain-containing protein translates to MTFAIIKARRGRAAWLKLHLLLALGAGFLFALLGLTGSLSTYREDIDERLNPRLVIDAPSGDYQSLDKIIAAVRAAHPDRHGAWTLEMPRSPRGMITAWFDKPRETYFEWYAPLMVSVNPYTAEVVASRFWGSTFTTWLLDLHSHLHLGLSGRNTVGALGLLLMLSAGSGLVLWWPGVKGIIKALTIRRTSGMLRFATDLHRMTGFLSALALLMLASTGFLLSYPKALEKLTGAAGMGHGEADRTIISTAVPTNNPLGLEGAEFIARAPFPRAELRRITTPVGDSGVYEIHFRQDGEINQRHPFTTVWVDRWSGHIQEVRDPARFSAGQTAATWIWPLHSGEALGATGRLLWFLAGQTLFFLYLSGLFRWLCRRGVVADRPVDFAPLKTADYQAMTVTYRQRLMLWRLAVNGGHKALPQAAALWQALTRWLLIMKKSLRN, encoded by the coding sequence ATGACCTTTGCGATCATCAAGGCCCGGCGCGGCCGGGCCGCCTGGCTCAAACTGCATCTATTGCTGGCGCTCGGCGCCGGCTTTTTGTTCGCCCTGTTGGGCCTGACCGGCAGCCTCAGTACCTACCGGGAAGACATCGACGAACGGCTCAATCCCCGGCTGGTGATCGACGCACCCAGCGGCGACTATCAATCCCTCGACAAGATCATCGCGGCGGTGCGCGCGGCGCATCCGGACCGGCACGGCGCCTGGACGCTCGAAATGCCGAGATCGCCGCGCGGCATGATCACCGCCTGGTTTGACAAGCCGCGGGAAACCTATTTCGAGTGGTATGCGCCGTTGATGGTCTCGGTCAATCCCTATACCGCCGAGGTCGTCGCCAGCCGCTTCTGGGGCTCCACCTTCACCACCTGGCTGCTGGATTTGCATAGCCACCTCCATCTCGGCCTGTCCGGCCGCAACACGGTCGGCGCCTTGGGACTCTTGCTGATGCTTTCGGCAGGCAGCGGGTTGGTGTTGTGGTGGCCGGGCGTGAAGGGAATCATCAAGGCGCTGACGATCAGGCGGACCTCCGGCATGCTGCGCTTTGCGACCGACCTGCACAGGATGACCGGTTTTCTCAGCGCCCTGGCCCTGTTGATGCTGGCGAGTACCGGCTTCCTGCTGAGCTATCCGAAAGCCCTGGAAAAACTGACCGGCGCGGCCGGCATGGGCCACGGTGAAGCCGACCGCACGATCATCAGCACCGCGGTGCCGACCAACAATCCGCTCGGCCTGGAAGGCGCCGAATTCATCGCCCGCGCGCCCTTCCCTCGCGCCGAATTGCGGCGCATCACCACCCCGGTCGGCGACAGCGGCGTCTATGAAATCCATTTCAGGCAAGACGGCGAAATCAATCAGCGCCACCCTTTCACCACGGTTTGGGTGGACCGCTGGAGCGGGCATATTCAAGAGGTCCGCGACCCGGCCCGATTTTCCGCGGGACAAACGGCCGCGACCTGGATATGGCCGCTGCATTCGGGCGAAGCCTTGGGTGCGACCGGGCGCCTGCTCTGGTTTCTGGCCGGCCAAACGCTGTTTTTCCTGTACCTGAGCGGCCTCTTTAGATGGCTATGCCGGCGCGGCGTCGTTGCGGATCGGCCGGTCGATTTTGCCCCATTGAAGACCGCAGATTACCAGGCCATGACCGTGACTTACCGCCAGCGCCTGATGCTCTGGCGGCTGGCCGTCAACGGGGGACACAAAGCGCTGCCGCAGGCCGCGGCCTTATGGCAGGCGCTGACGCGATGGCTGCTGATCATGAAAAAATCACTCCGAAATTAA
- a CDS encoding FecR family protein, which translates to MKPDKKTPQEQANYWLVLLSSPFASPEQRQAFEAWFAENPANRAEWDKARAFWKKFDMLNDEQAALLDKCLSSADKRRDMKSKKCLRGFINPCSMPAFACLLLLVWVGIEAWPVWFADYRTAVGEQLSVQLSDGSTVLMNTETALSVDFSATRRTVTLHGGEAYFKVAKDAERPFDVETDDGRVRALGTAFEVRQLERDMAVTVYEHAVRVIFSQGTTIESLREGELVAVNAGRVSPVFPVNLKQTQAWREHRLVFRDVPLMQVVAELNRYRPGKIVIVNQSLKQQRVTGVFDPREPDAALAVIENTLKLAAYRLPGRLVLLAAR; encoded by the coding sequence ATGAAACCAGACAAAAAGACGCCGCAAGAGCAGGCCAATTATTGGCTGGTGTTGTTGAGTTCGCCCTTCGCCAGCCCCGAACAACGCCAGGCTTTTGAGGCATGGTTTGCCGAAAACCCGGCCAACCGGGCGGAATGGGACAAGGCGCGGGCATTCTGGAAAAAATTCGATATGTTGAATGATGAGCAAGCCGCCTTGCTCGATAAATGCCTGTCCAGCGCCGACAAACGGCGCGATATGAAGTCTAAAAAATGCCTGCGGGGTTTTATCAATCCGTGCTCGATGCCGGCATTTGCCTGTTTGCTGCTGCTTGTGTGGGTCGGCATCGAGGCCTGGCCGGTCTGGTTTGCCGATTACCGAACCGCGGTCGGCGAGCAGCTTTCCGTGCAATTGAGCGACGGCTCGACCGTGCTGATGAATACCGAAACCGCGCTGTCGGTCGATTTTTCCGCAACGCGGCGCACGGTCACTCTGCATGGCGGAGAGGCCTATTTCAAGGTCGCGAAGGATGCCGAGCGCCCGTTTGATGTAGAGACCGATGACGGCCGGGTGAGGGCGCTCGGCACCGCTTTCGAAGTCAGGCAACTCGAGCGGGACATGGCGGTGACCGTTTACGAACATGCGGTACGGGTCATCTTCAGCCAGGGTACGACGATCGAGAGCTTGCGGGAAGGCGAGCTGGTCGCGGTGAATGCGGGCAGGGTCTCGCCGGTCTTCCCGGTCAATCTGAAGCAAACGCAGGCATGGCGCGAGCACCGTCTGGTTTTCCGCGACGTGCCGCTGATGCAGGTCGTCGCCGAACTGAACCGCTACCGGCCTGGAAAAATCGTGATCGTGAATCAAAGCCTGAAACAACAACGGGTCACCGGCGTTTTTGACCCCCGTGAGCCGGACGCGGCTTTGGCGGTGATCGAAAACACGCTGAAGCTGGCCGCCTACCGTTTGCCCGGCCGTTTGGTTTTACTGGCGGCGCGCTAA
- a CDS encoding transketolase C-terminal domain-containing protein — protein sequence MAQFPIDLGAYNRISLDAGSPTLSPEQKAALKANIQLCRDAIIFFTATGAARGVGGHTGGPYDTVPEVMIMDALFRGSDDFVPIFFDEAGHRVGTQYLMAALSGDLPAEQLMLYREAHSHLPGHPELGFTPGVKFSSGRLGHMWPYVNGVAMANPGKTVFCLGSDGSQQEGDDAEAARLSVAQGLNVKLLIDDNDVTIAGHPSHYLKGCSTAQTLRGHGLTVLEGNGEDIDDLYARIVKAINTEGPVAVINHRPMCPGIPGLEGSNHGHDVISVKLAVEYLEARGYQAAADHLKNAKPAKQDYTFKGSSDKWDANRNVFGDAAVAVLGRMSEAERVEKVRVIDSDLEGSCGLVKIHNAYPEIFISSGIMERGNFSAAAGFGMEKGKQGIFGTFSAFLEMNISEITMARLNNSNVLSHYSHSGIDDMADNTCHFGLNSFFADNGLDDAYATNLYFPADPNQMRACVESVFHDEGLRFIFSTRSKTPIILDENGNERFGGDYKFVSGKDEVIREGTQGYIVSFGEALYRALDAVERLKEEGIDVGLINKPTLNALDEDMLAKVGMSPLVLVVESFNRKTGLGSRYGSWLLERGFTPKFAHIGTHKEGCGGLWEQYPHQGLDPVGIIAKIKSMR from the coding sequence ATGGCACAATTCCCGATCGATCTGGGCGCCTATAACCGCATCTCGCTGGATGCAGGCAGCCCGACCTTGTCGCCGGAGCAAAAAGCGGCCCTGAAAGCGAACATTCAGCTTTGCCGCGACGCGATCATCTTCTTTACCGCAACCGGCGCCGCGCGCGGCGTGGGCGGCCATACCGGCGGTCCGTACGACACCGTTCCCGAAGTGATGATCATGGACGCGCTGTTCCGCGGTTCCGACGACTTCGTTCCAATCTTTTTCGACGAAGCCGGCCACCGGGTCGGCACGCAATATCTGATGGCGGCATTGAGCGGCGACCTGCCGGCCGAACAATTGATGCTGTACCGCGAAGCGCATTCGCACCTGCCGGGTCACCCCGAACTGGGCTTTACCCCCGGCGTCAAATTCAGCTCCGGCCGTCTGGGCCACATGTGGCCGTATGTGAACGGCGTGGCGATGGCGAATCCCGGCAAAACGGTCTTCTGCCTGGGCTCCGACGGTTCGCAGCAGGAAGGCGACGACGCCGAAGCGGCGCGCTTGTCCGTGGCGCAGGGACTGAACGTCAAACTGCTGATCGACGACAACGACGTGACGATCGCCGGCCATCCGTCGCATTACCTGAAGGGCTGCTCGACTGCGCAAACCCTGCGCGGCCACGGTCTGACCGTATTGGAAGGCAATGGCGAAGACATCGACGATCTGTACGCGCGCATCGTTAAGGCGATCAACACCGAAGGCCCGGTCGCGGTGATCAACCACCGTCCGATGTGCCCAGGCATTCCGGGCCTCGAAGGTTCAAACCACGGCCATGACGTAATTTCGGTCAAACTGGCGGTCGAATACCTCGAAGCGCGCGGCTATCAAGCGGCGGCGGATCATTTGAAAAACGCGAAGCCGGCTAAGCAGGACTATACCTTCAAGGGCTCCAGCGACAAATGGGATGCGAACCGTAACGTGTTCGGCGATGCGGCAGTAGCTGTTTTGGGCCGGATGAGCGAAGCCGAACGCGTCGAAAAAGTGCGCGTGATCGACAGCGACCTCGAAGGCTCCTGCGGTTTGGTCAAGATTCACAACGCTTATCCTGAAATTTTCATTTCCTCCGGCATCATGGAACGCGGCAACTTCTCCGCGGCGGCCGGTTTCGGTATGGAAAAGGGCAAGCAGGGCATTTTCGGCACCTTCAGCGCGTTTTTGGAAATGAACATTTCCGAAATCACGATGGCGCGTCTGAACAACTCGAACGTACTGAGCCATTATTCGCATTCCGGCATCGACGACATGGCGGACAACACCTGCCATTTCGGTCTGAACAGCTTTTTCGCGGACAACGGTCTGGACGATGCTTATGCAACCAACCTGTATTTCCCGGCCGATCCGAATCAAATGCGCGCCTGCGTCGAAAGCGTCTTCCACGATGAGGGATTGCGCTTCATTTTCTCGACCCGTTCCAAGACTCCGATTATTTTGGACGAGAACGGCAATGAGCGCTTCGGCGGCGATTACAAATTCGTCTCCGGCAAGGATGAAGTGATCCGCGAAGGCACCCAGGGTTACATCGTCAGCTTCGGCGAAGCCTTGTACCGCGCGCTGGATGCGGTCGAGCGCCTGAAGGAAGAGGGCATCGATGTCGGCCTGATCAACAAGCCGACCCTGAACGCGCTCGACGAAGACATGCTGGCCAAGGTCGGCATGTCGCCGCTGGTATTGGTCGTCGAATCCTTCAACCGTAAGACCGGATTGGGCAGCCGTTACGGCTCCTGGCTGTTGGAGCGCGGCTTCACGCCGAAATTCGCGCACATCGGCACCCACAAGGAAGGCTGCGGCGGTTTGTGGGAACAATACCCGCACCAAGGCCTCGACCCGGTCGGCATCATCGCGAAGATCAAATCGATGCGTTAA